In Elephas maximus indicus isolate mEleMax1 chromosome 15, mEleMax1 primary haplotype, whole genome shotgun sequence, the following are encoded in one genomic region:
- the LOC126059078 gene encoding basic proline-rich protein-like, with translation MSPSPRGHRPPGHHPHVVTGPPRHPPRVVTGPPRHPPRAVTVLHFTLLTRSPAPTSPSPRGHQPPRHPPGVVTGPPTSPSRPGHRPPTSPSRHGHRPPTSPSARRDCPPLHPAHAVTGPHVTLPTRSPAPTSPSPRSHRPPTSPSRRGHRPPTSPSRRGHRPPTSPSRRGHRPPHVTLPAWSPAPHVTLPAWSPTPHVTLPAWSPAPHVTLRAPSLSPTSPCSRGHRPPRHPPRAVTGPHVTLPTPRRHRPPRHPPHEVTLPTQSPAPTSPSPRGHRPPHHHPQVFTGPSRHPPHAVTSPHVTVPTQSPTPHVTLRARSPSPTSPCPRGHRPPRHPPRAVTGPHVTLPARSPAPTSPSPRGHRPPPPLPTWSPAPHVILPVRSLAPTSPSPCGHWPPRHPPHEVTLPTQSPAPTSPSPRGHRPPRHHPQVVTGPSRHPPHAVTSPHVTVPTWPPAPLSSLCRRPGLTHILKQEQQVLGDPEAEGTTALGAQAVQDFAQGLHQAPGVSGLGLQQAVQQR, from the coding sequence ATGTCGCCCTCCCCGCGCGGTCACCGGCCCCCAGGTCACCATCCCCACGTGGTCACCGGCCCCCCACGTCACCCTCCCCGCGTGGTCACCGGCCCCCCACGTCACCCTCCGCGCGCCGTCACTGTCCTCCACTTCACCCTGCTCACGCGGTCACCGGCCCCCACGTCACCCTCCCCACGCGGTCACCAGCCCCCACGTCACCCTCCCGGCGTGGTCACCGGCCCCCCCACGTCACCCTCCCGGCCTGGTCACCGGCCCCCCACGTCACCCTCCCGGCATGGTCACCGGCCCCCCACGTCACCCTCCGCGCGCCGTGACTGTCCCCCACTTCACCCTGCTCACGCGGTCACCGGCCCCCACGTCACCCTCCCCACGCGGTCACCAGCCCCCACGTCACCATCCCCACGCAGTCACCGACCCCCCACGTCACCCTCCCGGCGTGGTCACCGGCCCCCCACGTCACCCTCCCGGCGTGGTCACCGGCCCCCCACGTCACCCTCCCGGCGTGGTCACCGGCCCCCCCACGTCACCCTCCCGGCGTGGTCACCGGCCCCCCACGTCACCCTCCCGGCGTGGTCACCGACCCCCCACGTCACCCTCCCGGCGTGGTCACCGGCCCCCCACGTCACCCTCCGCGCGCCGTCACTGTCCCCCACTTCACCCTGCTCACGCGGTCACCGGCCCCCACGTCACCCTCCCCGCGCGGTCACCGGCCCCCACgtcaccctccccaccccacgcCGTCACCGGCCCCCACGTCACCCTCCCCATGAGGTCACCCTCCCCACGCAGTCACCGGCCCCCACCTCGCCCTCCCCACGTGGTCACCGGCCCCCACATCACCATCCCCAAGTGTTCACAGGCCCCTCACGTCACCCTCCCCACGCGGTCACCAGCCCCCACGTCACCGTCCCCACGCAGTCACCGACCCCCCACGTCACCCTCCGTGCGCGGTCACCGTCCCCCACTTCACCCTGCCCACGCGGTCACCGGCCCCCACGTCACCCTCCCCGTGCAGTCACTGGCCCCCACGTCACCCTCCCCGCGCGGTCACCGGCCCCCACGTCACCCTCCCCACGAGGTCACCGgcccccacctcccctccccacatGGTCACCAGCCCCCCACGTCATCCTCCCCGTGCGGTCACTGGCCCCCACTTCACCCTCCCCATGCGGTCACTGGCCCCCACGTCACCCTCCCCATGAGGTCACCCTCCCCACGCAGTCACCGGCCCCCACCTCACCCTCCCCACGTGGTCACCGGCCCCCACGTCACCATCCCCAAGTGGTCACAGGCCCCTCACGTCACCCTCCCCACGCGGTCACCAGCCCCCACGTCACCGTCCCCACGTGGCCACCGGCCCCCTTGTCATCCCTCTGCCGGCGACCGGGCCTCACTCACATCCTCAAACAGGAGCAGCAGGTGCTGGGCGATCCTGAGGCTGAGGGCACCACCGCCTTGGGGGCCCAGGCAGTGCAGGACTTCGCCCAGGGTCTGCATCAGGCCCCAGGGGTCTCGGGGCTCGGGCTTCAGCAGGCTGTCCAGCAGCGCTGA